In Candidatus Dependentiae bacterium, a genomic segment contains:
- a CDS encoding RNA methyltransferase, translating to MKITKQKKTTEKTGELLFGAHSIIEALKAKRRKLISIYTTDPTPKSWDRIKPFLPKSVPNIQYVNTNVLSSMAEGGKHMGVVAWFSPFPYRSKMFSPETHPFIVILDGVQDVQNLGAILRSAHCVGVNGVILSATHSAPLTGGAHKASAGLAEHVEIKIAPSAKQAIAEAKQAGYTICLAVVNGGKNAMEVSYQKPICLVIGNEELGISQDLRNEGLKISLPQKSSDISFNASVAAGILMFVIQNKQ from the coding sequence GTGAAAATAACCAAACAAAAAAAAACTACCGAAAAAACTGGTGAGCTCCTTTTTGGAGCTCATTCCATTATCGAAGCCCTCAAGGCAAAACGTCGTAAACTTATTTCTATTTACACCACAGATCCAACCCCGAAATCATGGGATAGAATTAAACCATTCTTGCCAAAATCCGTACCAAACATCCAATACGTAAATACAAACGTGCTCAGCAGTATGGCAGAAGGTGGAAAACACATGGGCGTTGTTGCTTGGTTTTCACCATTTCCATACAGATCAAAAATGTTCTCACCAGAAACACATCCTTTTATCGTGATTCTTGATGGCGTTCAAGACGTTCAAAACCTTGGGGCTATTCTTCGATCAGCTCATTGTGTTGGCGTTAATGGTGTGATTTTAAGTGCAACGCACTCAGCTCCCCTCACCGGTGGGGCACACAAAGCTTCCGCAGGGCTTGCAGAACACGTAGAAATTAAAATTGCACCTTCAGCAAAACAAGCAATCGCCGAAGCAAAACAAGCTGGCTACACCATTTGCCTTGCTGTGGTAAACGGTGGAAAAAATGCGATGGAAGTTTCATACCAAAAACCAATCTGCTTGGTTATCGGAAACGAAGAACTCGGTATTTCACAAGACTTGCGGAATGAGGGATTAAAAATTTCTCTCCCTCAAAAAAGCTCCGACATTTCATTCAACGCTTCGGTTGCTGCTGGAATTTTGATGTTTGTTATTCAAAACAAACAATAA
- the ftsA gene encoding cell division protein FtsA, with amino-acid sequence MKNLITGKVFTAIDIGTTKICVVICTVNEALQLEILGIGTHPSYGIKKGIIVNINMTAHAIKKAVDEACTQAGFSIDGATVGISGCHIQSFNSIGVIQVQNNEVSQEDIDRVIAIAKDIPLSEDREIIHIIPQYFRVDGQEVVEESHGMHGSRLEAQIHIVTGSISSVKNIIKACELAGITANDITLEPIASAEAVLSPSEKELGVGILDIGGGTADFAVYKNGKITHSKIIPIAGSHFTNDLAIGLEVPIHVAEKIKQEHGCVFSAAPLLLQTDIEIVDDAEHIKKTVSLEKIYTILNARAAEMYDLLTDEILKHNLRPQLASGIVITGGGALLKGMRELAVDQMRLPVRVGRPHIYYGSPLRGKLPEALQTPIHSTVYGIIMCAIQENNSHFERHANDTLSSRIFKQMKSWLYDFL; translated from the coding sequence ATGAAAAATCTTATCACAGGAAAGGTTTTTACCGCTATTGATATTGGCACCACCAAGATTTGTGTTGTTATTTGCACGGTAAATGAAGCCCTCCAACTAGAAATTCTTGGAATTGGAACCCACCCTTCGTATGGGATTAAAAAAGGAATTATTGTTAATATCAATATGACTGCCCATGCTATAAAAAAAGCGGTTGATGAAGCATGCACTCAAGCTGGCTTTTCAATTGATGGAGCAACGGTTGGGATCTCTGGATGCCACATCCAATCGTTTAACTCTATTGGTGTAATTCAAGTTCAAAATAATGAAGTATCTCAAGAAGATATCGATCGCGTAATTGCTATAGCCAAAGACATTCCTCTTTCTGAAGACCGTGAAATTATTCACATTATTCCTCAATATTTTAGAGTTGATGGACAAGAAGTTGTTGAAGAATCTCACGGAATGCATGGATCTAGACTAGAAGCACAAATTCACATCGTTACCGGATCGATTTCTTCTGTAAAAAATATTATTAAAGCATGTGAACTTGCTGGAATAACCGCGAATGACATCACCCTGGAACCAATCGCCTCAGCAGAAGCTGTTCTTTCACCCTCAGAAAAAGAACTGGGTGTTGGAATCTTAGACATTGGCGGCGGAACTGCCGACTTTGCAGTCTATAAAAATGGAAAAATAACTCATTCAAAAATAATTCCAATCGCTGGTAGCCACTTTACCAACGATCTTGCTATCGGGCTTGAAGTACCAATTCATGTTGCTGAAAAAATTAAACAAGAGCATGGCTGCGTATTTTCGGCCGCTCCATTGCTTCTTCAAACTGATATCGAAATTGTTGATGATGCTGAACATATCAAAAAAACCGTTTCCTTAGAAAAAATTTATACCATTTTAAATGCTCGCGCGGCAGAAATGTACGACCTTCTCACCGATGAAATATTAAAGCACAATCTTCGTCCACAGCTTGCATCTGGAATTGTTATCACCGGAGGAGGAGCACTCCTCAAAGGCATGCGAGAACTTGCAGTAGACCAAATGCGTCTTCCTGTGCGCGTCGGACGACCCCATATTTATTATGGATCTCCACTCAGAGGAAAATTACCAGAAGCTCTGCAAACTCCTATCCATTCAACGGTGTATGGAATTATCATGTGTGCAATTCAAGAAAACAATTCACACTTTGAACGACATGCAAACGACACTCTTTCATCGAGAATCTTCAAACAAATGAAGAGCTGGTTGTACGATTTCCTATGA
- the ftsZ gene encoding cell division protein FtsZ produces the protein MSIDNNNNLKLSATLKVIGVGGAGCNAVNSMISDSDCTEVEFIVTNTDAQALELSKAPIKIQIGTKISKGLGAGSNPEIGRRAAEEDLDAILKCLEGTEMVFITAGLGGGTGSGAASVIAQAAKERGILTLAIVTKPFAFEGRRRMKQAEDAASILKDSVDTLLIVPNQKLLEFVDPKISMLDAFAFSNSILKQAIKGISDIIKKPGLINVDFADVRTVMKDMGMAVMGTGRASGEGRARNAAMQAISSPILENGSIEGARGILLNITGNNSLGLQEIHEAASIVHDLVSEDANIILGSVIDEEVGDDIIVTVIATGFDEEAMKIQQPYNRQMHSAINPPHRTPLQQKPMPQPIHRQTDTQNSPFSGTDNLDTPTFMRKKEFEQ, from the coding sequence ATGTCGATTGATAACAACAATAACCTAAAACTGAGCGCAACGCTCAAAGTTATCGGTGTTGGCGGTGCTGGTTGCAACGCTGTAAACAGCATGATTTCAGATAGTGATTGCACGGAAGTTGAGTTCATTGTTACAAACACTGACGCACAAGCACTGGAACTTTCAAAAGCTCCTATAAAAATCCAGATCGGAACAAAAATTAGTAAAGGCCTTGGCGCTGGATCTAATCCAGAAATTGGACGCAGGGCTGCCGAAGAAGATCTTGATGCTATTTTAAAATGCCTTGAAGGCACTGAAATGGTATTTATCACCGCAGGACTTGGTGGCGGAACTGGATCTGGGGCTGCTTCAGTTATTGCTCAAGCAGCAAAAGAACGTGGCATTCTAACTCTGGCAATTGTTACAAAACCCTTCGCGTTTGAAGGCCGCAGAAGAATGAAGCAAGCAGAAGACGCTGCAAGCATCCTCAAGGATTCCGTTGATACTCTTTTGATTGTTCCTAATCAAAAATTGTTAGAATTTGTTGATCCAAAAATCTCCATGCTTGATGCTTTTGCATTCTCAAACAGCATTCTCAAACAAGCGATCAAAGGAATTAGTGACATCATCAAAAAACCCGGCTTAATCAACGTAGATTTTGCGGACGTAAGAACTGTCATGAAAGATATGGGAATGGCCGTCATGGGCACAGGAAGAGCTTCTGGCGAAGGAAGAGCACGAAATGCTGCTATGCAAGCGATTAGCTCACCAATCCTTGAAAACGGAAGTATTGAAGGCGCTCGTGGCATCTTGCTCAATATCACAGGAAACAATTCTTTGGGGCTACAGGAAATTCATGAAGCTGCAAGTATTGTTCATGATTTGGTAAGCGAAGATGCTAATATTATTCTTGGTTCAGTCATCGATGAAGAAGTTGGTGATGATATTATTGTTACCGTTATTGCAACCGGATTTGACGAAGAAGCAATGAAAATTCAACAACCATACAATCGTCAAATGCACTCAGCTATCAACCCTCCGCACCGAACTCCGCTACAACAAAAACCAATGCCTCAGCCTATTCATCGACAAACCGACACTCAAAATTCACCATTCTCTGGAACAGACAACCTAGATACCCCAACATTTATGAGAAAAAAAGAATTCGAACAATAA
- a CDS encoding DNA double-strand break repair nuclease NurA produces the protein MLDHKKIAQEIIRRTGGLRQREQSVRRFFVPALQKLFAGLQVGDFIGSQYCVIAEGSSFSSLKNKSVEEYLVWGVDGSQVYPDPQLFGGDTAIINVGGIQLLYEKDNGFADLFITTEFIVQEEFCNQAPNLVFGPEIIDCIRFLREIECGVGRFLQKPGALFGFLLFDGSMVPQGLMLKNAAVQQFVMKKYVELLKIIREKSIPVCWYTSSPRSLLWATAVEFSEGTDVDLLSQSMSQGEISPVLGYKKNELFGHELSGLDMPVFVYLKMGEDVVKLEFPLWIFEHKDLFERLFFSLSDQVKKGFGYPVALTEAHMHVVVTENDRQLIFALAEQEKGYNSTKNKNFRKKIIPV, from the coding sequence GTGCTCGATCATAAAAAAATAGCTCAAGAAATTATTCGACGTACAGGTGGTTTGCGACAACGCGAACAATCTGTACGTCGTTTTTTTGTTCCAGCCTTGCAAAAACTTTTTGCCGGCTTGCAGGTTGGTGATTTTATTGGTTCTCAGTATTGCGTGATTGCAGAAGGATCTTCTTTTTCATCATTAAAAAATAAATCGGTTGAAGAATATTTAGTCTGGGGCGTTGATGGCTCTCAGGTATATCCAGATCCGCAGTTATTTGGGGGAGATACCGCCATTATTAATGTTGGAGGTATTCAGCTTTTATATGAAAAAGACAACGGGTTTGCGGATTTATTTATAACAACTGAGTTTATTGTTCAAGAAGAGTTTTGCAACCAGGCTCCGAATCTTGTTTTTGGTCCAGAAATAATCGATTGTATCCGCTTTTTACGTGAAATAGAGTGTGGCGTAGGTCGTTTTTTGCAAAAACCAGGGGCTTTATTTGGTTTTTTGTTGTTTGATGGCTCGATGGTTCCCCAGGGGTTAATGCTTAAAAACGCTGCAGTTCAGCAATTTGTTATGAAAAAATACGTGGAACTGTTAAAAATAATTCGTGAAAAGAGCATTCCTGTGTGTTGGTACACGAGCAGTCCACGGTCTCTTTTGTGGGCAACTGCGGTTGAGTTTTCTGAGGGAACAGATGTTGATTTGTTGTCTCAGAGTATGAGCCAAGGTGAGATTTCCCCGGTTCTTGGGTATAAAAAAAATGAGTTATTTGGACACGAGCTTTCTGGTTTAGATATGCCGGTTTTTGTATATCTCAAGATGGGAGAAGATGTTGTAAAATTGGAGTTTCCTTTATGGATCTTTGAGCATAAGGACCTTTTTGAACGGCTTTTTTTCAGTTTATCCGATCAGGTGAAAAAGGGGTTTGGGTATCCTGTGGCTCTTACCGAGGCTCACATGCATGTTGTGGTCACAGAAAATGATCGTCAATTAATTTTTGCGTTAGCCGAACAAGAAAAAGGGTATAATTCAACTAAGAACAAAAATTTTAGAAAAAAAATTATCCCTGTGTAA
- a CDS encoding leucyl aminopeptidase family protein produces the protein MISCVGSVKNVADVAADVKVLFVAENASIESRFQAQLNEHFKNPEVLLNAHKFTGKKGDFVSLSTVSADQPFYMVLVGLGKKNSSGLLDFEVFRNALGNVVKFAKKIDAKIVSLGLSGGSDFGMTSAQVAQQATIVATMATYVFDDYKDIKKEKKSWNVQFVFCGFDESQAISDGTIIAQAINKIRRYADAPANIATPTYLAEEARKIADQYGLSYTCFGKERALELGMGGLLAVGAGSAQPFKFVTMEYSAPGATQTIALVGKGITFDTGGVSLKPANYMTGMKYDMSGAAAVFGAMQIIAQLKPAVNVVGITPLTENMPDGAASRQDDIIVHMNGVTSEIENTDAEGRLILGDALCYAEQFFKPDFMIDIATLTGACSHALGTFYAGMMTDDDALADQLFKIGKFVGDKVWRLPFDEVYNEGVKSDVADIANSGKKNYYAGTIIGGVYLRHFVKNARWAHLDIAGVADGVPGVSYVGSGATGAGVRLFVEFIKQIAG, from the coding sequence ATGATTTCATGTGTGGGGTCTGTTAAAAATGTGGCAGATGTTGCTGCGGATGTTAAAGTTCTTTTTGTTGCAGAAAATGCATCGATAGAAAGTCGTTTTCAGGCGCAGTTGAATGAACATTTCAAAAATCCTGAAGTTCTTTTGAATGCACATAAATTTACTGGAAAAAAGGGTGATTTTGTTTCACTTTCAACAGTGTCTGCGGATCAACCTTTTTATATGGTTCTTGTTGGACTTGGTAAAAAAAATAGTTCAGGATTGCTTGATTTTGAAGTATTTCGAAATGCGCTTGGTAATGTTGTAAAATTTGCAAAAAAAATTGATGCAAAAATTGTTTCACTTGGTCTTTCTGGTGGAAGTGATTTTGGTATGACATCTGCGCAGGTAGCGCAACAAGCAACAATTGTTGCAACAATGGCAACATATGTTTTCGATGATTACAAAGACATTAAAAAAGAAAAAAAATCATGGAACGTTCAATTTGTATTCTGTGGATTTGATGAGTCGCAAGCAATTTCTGATGGTACAATTATTGCTCAAGCGATCAACAAAATTCGTCGATATGCAGATGCTCCTGCAAATATTGCAACGCCAACTTATTTAGCTGAAGAAGCTCGTAAAATAGCAGATCAGTATGGTCTTTCATATACCTGTTTTGGAAAAGAGCGAGCACTAGAGCTTGGGATGGGTGGACTGTTGGCTGTAGGTGCTGGCTCTGCTCAACCATTTAAGTTTGTAACGATGGAATACTCTGCTCCTGGTGCTACACAAACAATCGCATTGGTCGGCAAGGGAATTACGTTTGATACTGGTGGTGTCAGTTTAAAACCAGCAAACTACATGACTGGAATGAAATATGACATGTCAGGAGCGGCTGCGGTTTTTGGGGCGATGCAAATTATTGCGCAACTAAAACCTGCGGTGAATGTTGTTGGTATTACTCCATTAACGGAAAATATGCCGGATGGTGCTGCATCACGACAAGATGATATTATTGTTCATATGAACGGCGTGACTTCAGAAATCGAAAATACAGATGCTGAAGGTCGATTGATTCTTGGTGATGCACTTTGTTATGCAGAACAGTTTTTCAAGCCAGATTTTATGATTGATATTGCAACATTAACAGGAGCATGCTCACATGCGTTGGGTACTTTTTATGCAGGTATGATGACCGATGATGATGCTTTGGCGGATCAACTTTTTAAGATTGGTAAATTTGTTGGTGATAAAGTTTGGCGCTTACCGTTTGATGAAGTGTACAACGAAGGTGTAAAATCTGATGTTGCAGACATTGCAAATAGTGGTAAGAAAAATTATTACGCAGGTACTATTATTGGCGGTGTTTATTTACGTCATTTTGTAAAAAATGCGCGATGGGCACACTTGGATATTGCTGGTGTTGCAGATGGTGTTCCTGGCGTCAGCTATGTTGGATCTGGAGCAACCGGAGCAGGTGTTCGATTGTTTGTCGAATTTATTAAGCAAATAGCTGGATAA
- a CDS encoding iron-sulfur cluster assembly scaffold protein has protein sequence MALIDNRLLVDHAKNPRFYELLHSPSHQKTIKNMSCGDAVTVSLHLVDGIISAVGFSAEGCMLCRAATSIFLCNIKGMQVLNVLALTEENLLDMLESREISHGRRRCAMLGFEAVQAMLGSS, from the coding sequence ATGGCGCTTATAGATAATAGATTGCTCGTGGATCATGCCAAAAATCCTCGATTTTACGAGTTATTACATTCTCCATCACATCAAAAAACAATAAAAAATATGTCATGTGGTGATGCTGTGACAGTTTCTTTGCATCTTGTCGATGGTATTATTTCTGCAGTTGGATTTAGTGCAGAAGGTTGTATGCTGTGTCGTGCGGCAACATCGATTTTTTTGTGCAATATAAAAGGCATGCAGGTCTTGAATGTTTTGGCATTAACGGAAGAAAATCTTTTGGATATGCTTGAGTCAAGAGAGATATCGCATGGTCGGCGTCGATGTGCGATGTTGGGTTTTGAGGCAGTGCAAGCAATGCTTGGCTCTAGTTAG
- a CDS encoding aminotransferase class V-fold PLP-dependent enzyme, with protein sequence MSELIRHFFSFFSKNDKELFFDSAATSLKPDLLAATEQKIASFATDIVHRSSHFAGSQATQNFENVRQFIAKKMNADRSEIVFTSGATAGFNIAALSWAEKNLKEGDEIIISIAEHHSSCLPWIEAARRKTATISWAKFDKETYLFDQKDFVFTPKTKVLVVSAYSNVLGPIWKDQQELYDLISRAHSLGIIVVVDGAQQAPFYSIDLKKMDADFYAFSAHKMLGPQGVGVLFVNKRIHSQLSPAFVGGGALDYFFNDTPMYKKMPFFLESGTPPVAAIISFGEVLKKVIPTIDVDIEYKRIVRLMAQFIIFLKTIPGVTVLGNEALLQSDGHLVSFLVDGLHAHDIAEILSAKKVYVRAGKMCAHPLFDYLNCSAALRVSMYWYTTEHEVVQLCSEIADAIARLREL encoded by the coding sequence GTGAGCGAACTGATTCGTCATTTTTTTTCTTTTTTTTCAAAAAATGATAAAGAGCTTTTTTTTGATAGTGCGGCAACTTCTTTAAAGCCAGATTTGCTTGCTGCAACTGAGCAAAAAATAGCATCCTTTGCAACTGATATTGTTCATAGAAGTTCTCATTTTGCCGGAAGTCAGGCGACTCAAAATTTTGAAAATGTTAGACAATTTATCGCGAAAAAAATGAATGCTGATAGATCTGAAATTGTTTTTACTTCTGGCGCAACAGCTGGATTTAATATCGCAGCGCTCTCTTGGGCAGAAAAGAATCTGAAAGAAGGAGATGAAATTATCATCTCAATCGCAGAGCATCATTCAAGTTGTTTACCATGGATAGAGGCCGCAAGACGAAAAACGGCAACTATTTCGTGGGCAAAATTTGATAAAGAAACATATTTGTTCGATCAAAAAGATTTTGTTTTTACTCCAAAAACAAAGGTTCTTGTTGTTTCTGCGTATTCAAATGTTCTTGGTCCGATTTGGAAAGATCAACAGGAATTGTATGATTTGATATCAAGGGCTCATTCGCTTGGAATTATCGTTGTTGTTGATGGAGCTCAGCAAGCGCCTTTTTATTCAATAGATCTAAAAAAAATGGATGCTGATTTTTATGCATTCTCTGCTCATAAAATGCTTGGGCCACAGGGTGTTGGTGTTTTGTTTGTAAACAAGCGTATTCATTCTCAGCTTTCACCAGCGTTTGTTGGTGGCGGTGCATTAGATTATTTTTTTAATGATACACCGATGTATAAAAAGATGCCCTTTTTCCTAGAATCTGGAACTCCTCCAGTTGCTGCTATTATTTCATTCGGAGAGGTTTTAAAAAAAGTAATACCCACTATTGATGTTGATATTGAGTATAAGCGTATAGTTCGTCTTATGGCTCAATTCATTATTTTTTTAAAAACAATTCCAGGTGTTACTGTTTTAGGAAATGAAGCGTTGTTACAATCCGACGGCCATTTGGTTTCTTTTCTTGTAGATGGGCTTCATGCGCATGATATTGCAGAGATATTGAGTGCAAAAAAAGTCTACGTTCGAGCTGGGAAAATGTGTGCTCATCCATTGTTTGATTATTTAAATTGTAGTGCTGCGTTACGGGTGAGTATGTATTGGTATACAACTGAACATGAGGTTGTACAGTTGTGTTCAGAAATTGCAGACGCAATTGCGCGATTGCGAGAATTGTAA
- a CDS encoding alpha/beta hydrolase: MKNFRYLYLFLAFAAIFAPGESRCDDIKIIPIPKNQVCLKTVQNGYSPIEKTVLKAIFEEYDLLENLNKTLFNTAILKKPEDTRVILDQLPMHLGSGSRGAVLLKSDPRKKIPYTYFNRGSNELVVIGGGFANPREMLAPLLGIFVDYDVVIFDHIGHGLDYSTSYIPGWILKKMLDIDFTALEGGQQEEDEILSITEYFKTKKTYKNVYGVGFCYSTGLFIRTAANNPGLFKKLILDGAWENGQALMNRFAEKPELFYDPQRGNPSETTMSWRTYLLYRAYMYLSKTTLMQRHIRGSAANLNHNQEALKKLENTPILYVHGSNDLVISSKQFNGVWEHKAGKKTAIITDARHLQNHIKYKQLFSWSANCFLDLGPDALEYSLQSPEKLKQTYSLLEQVKENKQLSKKR; this comes from the coding sequence ATGAAAAATTTTAGGTATTTATACTTATTTTTAGCATTTGCTGCGATTTTTGCCCCGGGCGAAAGTCGATGCGATGATATAAAAATAATTCCTATTCCTAAAAATCAAGTTTGCCTCAAGACAGTTCAAAATGGTTACTCGCCAATCGAAAAAACTGTATTAAAAGCTATTTTTGAAGAATACGATCTTCTAGAAAACCTTAATAAAACACTTTTTAATACAGCTATTTTAAAAAAACCAGAAGACACCCGGGTGATCTTGGATCAACTCCCAATGCACCTTGGATCTGGTTCTCGCGGCGCTGTCTTACTTAAAAGTGATCCTCGGAAAAAAATTCCCTACACCTATTTCAACCGCGGCAGCAATGAGCTTGTTGTAATCGGAGGCGGTTTTGCAAATCCCCGCGAAATGCTTGCCCCACTGTTAGGGATCTTTGTCGACTATGACGTTGTTATTTTTGATCACATTGGACACGGACTAGACTATAGCACATCGTATATTCCTGGCTGGATACTCAAAAAAATGCTTGATATTGATTTCACCGCACTTGAGGGCGGACAGCAGGAAGAAGATGAAATTTTAAGTATTACTGAATACTTTAAAACTAAAAAAACATATAAAAACGTCTATGGCGTGGGATTTTGTTATTCAACGGGATTATTTATTCGAACTGCTGCCAACAATCCAGGATTATTTAAAAAATTAATTCTTGATGGTGCCTGGGAAAATGGCCAGGCTCTTATGAATAGATTTGCTGAAAAGCCAGAGCTTTTTTATGACCCACAAAGAGGAAATCCATCAGAAACAACAATGTCTTGGCGAACATATCTTTTATACCGTGCGTATATGTACCTCAGTAAAACAACACTTATGCAACGACATATTCGAGGAAGTGCTGCAAACCTAAACCATAACCAAGAAGCACTCAAAAAATTAGAAAACACGCCTATTTTGTATGTTCATGGATCAAATGATTTGGTTATTTCTAGCAAACAATTTAATGGCGTTTGGGAACATAAAGCCGGAAAAAAAACCGCAATCATAACAGATGCAAGGCACCTACAAAATCACATTAAATACAAGCAACTTTTTTCCTGGTCCGCAAATTGCTTTCTAGATCTTGGACCAGATGCACTTGAATACTCCTTGCAATCACCAGAAAAACTTAAACAAACATATTCGCTTCTTGAGCAGGTAAAAGAAAATAAGCAGCTCAGTAAAAAAAGATAA
- the metG gene encoding methionine--tRNA ligase, which translates to MAKNKFYCTTPIYYVNAAPHLGTLYTTVIADVACRWNALRGKEVFFLTGTDEHGQKIAEKAEQLGQKPQQFVDSMIPPFKAAWQRYGIEYTKFIRTTDKAHEKAVVELIERLMASDDVYKSTYQGFYCVPDETFVAGDVDGQAPLCPSCGRSLQVVQEENYFFRLSAYADKLLEFYAANPNFIQPKEKFNEVIEFVKGGLKDLSISRKTVTWGIPFPGDSQHTVYVWGDALTNYISAVGFGGNSAEDSELLVKWWPADLHIMGKDIVRFHAVYWPAFLMAVNLPCPKKLLVHSYILVGDTKMSKSRGNVLDPMVLADTYGAEAIRYFLMRYTSFAQDANVSLDQLLTVVNADLSNSFGNLVNRVLSLALANNGAVVPGMESLENDGVVLREKAHECIASVCDEMAHYNYHLAMAAIWKFIAELNAYLHEQQPWKIVKTDTKRFFEIISMTCHGLQVVSTLLWPVMPEKMKLVFAALGINQPILVGSDATEQLRKMTWNKTFKLTMLSSTLFPRIEVAQPAQPEVAQPVASAQTAVVAPVVAEASAITIDDFAKVEMLVGTILECVAMVNSKKLLKLQVDFGPRGKRQIVSGIAQYLKPEELIGLQAVFVCNLPERKMGGELSQGMLVGVDDSDTRFSTLLLSCKMPNGARVK; encoded by the coding sequence ATGGCTAAAAATAAATTTTATTGTACGACTCCGATTTATTATGTGAATGCAGCGCCTCATTTGGGAACCTTGTACACAACGGTTATTGCAGATGTTGCGTGCCGATGGAATGCTCTTCGCGGAAAAGAGGTCTTTTTTTTGACAGGAACAGATGAGCATGGTCAAAAGATTGCTGAAAAAGCAGAACAGTTAGGTCAAAAACCCCAGCAGTTTGTTGATTCGATGATTCCTCCGTTTAAGGCGGCATGGCAGCGGTATGGAATTGAGTATACAAAGTTTATTCGAACAACAGACAAGGCTCATGAAAAAGCTGTTGTAGAATTGATTGAGCGTTTAATGGCATCAGATGATGTTTATAAATCAACGTACCAAGGATTTTATTGCGTTCCAGATGAAACCTTTGTTGCTGGAGATGTTGATGGTCAGGCGCCGTTATGCCCATCGTGCGGACGATCATTGCAGGTGGTTCAAGAAGAGAATTACTTTTTTAGACTTTCGGCATATGCCGATAAGTTGCTTGAGTTTTATGCGGCAAATCCAAATTTTATTCAACCAAAAGAAAAATTTAATGAGGTCATAGAGTTTGTTAAAGGTGGGCTTAAGGATTTAAGTATTTCACGAAAAACCGTTACCTGGGGGATTCCATTTCCAGGAGATTCTCAGCATACCGTGTATGTTTGGGGTGACGCACTGACAAATTATATAAGTGCGGTTGGTTTTGGTGGTAACTCTGCTGAGGATTCAGAATTGCTTGTAAAATGGTGGCCTGCAGACTTGCATATCATGGGAAAAGATATTGTTAGGTTTCATGCGGTATATTGGCCAGCCTTCTTGATGGCAGTAAATTTACCTTGTCCAAAAAAATTACTTGTACATTCATACATTTTGGTGGGTGATACAAAGATGTCAAAATCGCGTGGCAATGTACTCGATCCAATGGTGCTTGCAGATACCTATGGCGCTGAAGCGATACGGTACTTTTTGATGCGATATACGTCATTTGCTCAAGATGCAAATGTGAGCCTGGATCAATTGTTAACTGTTGTTAATGCAGATTTATCAAATAGTTTTGGTAATTTGGTTAATCGTGTTTTATCTCTCGCGCTTGCTAACAATGGGGCTGTTGTCCCAGGAATGGAAAGCCTGGAAAATGATGGGGTTGTTTTACGAGAGAAGGCTCATGAGTGTATCGCGTCGGTTTGTGATGAGATGGCTCACTATAACTATCATTTGGCAATGGCTGCAATTTGGAAATTTATTGCAGAGCTCAATGCATATCTTCACGAGCAGCAGCCATGGAAAATTGTAAAAACAGATACAAAACGTTTTTTTGAAATTATCTCAATGACGTGTCATGGTTTACAGGTTGTTTCGACCTTGTTGTGGCCAGTTATGCCTGAAAAAATGAAATTAGTTTTTGCGGCATTGGGTATTAATCAACCGATTCTGGTTGGGTCTGATGCTACAGAACAATTACGCAAGATGACATGGAATAAGACATTTAAATTGACAATGCTTTCATCAACATTGTTCCCTCGAATTGAAGTTGCTCAACCAGCACAGCCAGAAGTTGCTCAGCCCGTTGCATCTGCTCAAACAGCGGTGGTGGCTCCGGTAGTTGCTGAGGCGAGTGCCATCACTATTGATGATTTTGCAAAAGTTGAAATGCTTGTTGGAACCATTCTTGAATGCGTTGCGATGGTAAATTCAAAAAAATTATTAAAATTACAGGTTGATTTTGGTCCAAGAGGAAAACGTCAGATTGTTTCTGGGATAGCTCAGTATTTAAAGCCGGAAGAACTCATTGGGTTGCAGGCTGTTTTTGTATGTAATTTACCCGAACGTAAGATGGGTGGAGAACTATCGCAAGGTATGCTTGTGGGGGTTGATGATAGTGATACACGGTTTTCGACACTTCTTCTTTCTTGCAAGATGCCAAATGGCGCGCGTGTAAAATAA